DNA from Ziziphus jujuba cultivar Dongzao chromosome 2, ASM3175591v1:
attttatggatctaaatatgcataataaattccataaatcataaattactaacctccaaacgcagccattgataaattagatctttaatcctgcaaaatagaaaacaatgtaaagtagtgcctatggacacactactctcaaaccactctcagatctctgaaaaccctaatatcaaaataccgtatggcatatatttgtttgcttgccctagacctttaaatagtctctgcaagtcagacttatccattaattttgacacacataaaataataataatttgataatataattatactaggaaaaatatggataagtcattgggtttataaagagagttggtcctccagtccaatgggccaactagagtcttatagagagtgtgtgaccaagggctctactacaaaataataaaataagccagtcccattaatggcataaataagccctgtaagtgagtaattgattatgccaagtccataaatattaatttaattcaacacaTAGGAGTTTTGACCGAAAATAAATAACGTATGTACATAGGAgttgaaaaagataaagaaaaccaACACCATAAAATGCAGAGATAGTTCCATAGCCTTGGAAGCACTTCAATTTCTTTGATATCTCCTTCGCCTTCTCCTTTTGCATTGCATCTTAACCAACCATCCATGCCTCCTTATGATCACCATGTCGCCAAGAGCTACTCCAACAACCAGCCCACTCACGAATCCTATCAACACAAATTTCCAATCTAATTTGAACATAGACTctaaatcatcatttttttcaaaagctgAAGGAGGCAGTGACAAGGGCTCTAAATCACCACATTTCTTAAACAATATATCTCCACACAATCCTGGGTTTCCCTCAAATGAACTGCTCTCGAATGCACTGAATTGGTTCCCTTGAGGTATAGGCCCTGTAAGCTTGTTGTATGATACATTGAAGCTTGCAAGGAACATAAGTTGCTTTAACTGTTGAGGAATCTCTCCGGAAAGATTGTTTTGAGAAAGGTCCAATGATTCAAGTTCCGTTAAATTCCCCAACGACGATGGGATGCAACCAGTGAGCATGTTGTTTGAGAGATTTAAGGAGCGAAAGGACTTTAGATTCCCAAAAAGTGTAGAAATCTCTCCTTCAAATTTATTGCTTGACATATCAATAAAAGCAAAGATATCTTGGATGGCTCCATAGTATCTATTCACCCCTTTGGTTGTAATTGTGATTGTAAAACGAATTTTATCTTGGTACAGTGCAGTTTTCGGAAcagtaaaattaaatatcacacCCAAATATGTAAAAGGATGGGGATCGATGGCCTTCATAGCATTCCAACTGGAAACGTAATGAGATGGCAACTCACCTGTGAAATTATTGAAAGAGATATCAAGCACTCTCAACTCAGGGAACCCGATATAACCTTTAGGTTTCTCAATTACACCGTAGAACCCGTTGTGTTGTAGTATGAGAAGCTTCAAGACTGGAAGGGACCCCAACCAAGATGGAAAAACGTCACTCAGCTGATTGTTGGAGACAACAATACCTTCAAGCATCTTACAGTTGGATAATGTTCTTGGCAGCTGCCCCTGCAGCTTATTATAACTAAGATAAATTATTCTCAAGTTACTTGCCTTGTTGTTGCATATTTTTGGAATGATGCCTTTAAAGAAGTTGTTTCTTAAATTTAGCACATACAAGGTACTGCTTAAGTTTCCCAAACACTCTGGAATATTCCCATCCAATGTGTTATTAGACAAATCAAGGTTGTAAGGAGAACTCAGATTGCAAAACATAATTGGAACTTCTCCACTAAGTAGGTTATTTGACACGTTATAGAACACAATGGATGGTGGAGGAATCGGTAGTGTTCCTTGCAACCTGTTAAATGAAACACCAAATGTAAGTAAGTTAACCCACGGAAGAGCTACAGGCAGAAAGCCTGTTAGCAAGTTGTCCTCAATGCTGAAGCTGACCAAAGTGTCTATGCTTGTCTTCCACATCCATTTAGGTATTTCACAGCAGATCTGGTTTTTAGCAAGTGACAACCGCTCCAGCTCGTTTTGATGCCTAATAAAATATGGGAATTCACTTAAGTTG
Protein-coding regions in this window:
- the LOC107405934 gene encoding receptor-like protein 7; amino-acid sequence: MVLEIVVANSFTSVQPACHDDESSALMQFKDSFAIHKSASLCDPKVLQWKSHGVNSSNCCLWNGVQCDGKTGHVIGLDLSSSCLFGSTNSNSTLFNLVHLQSLNLADNDFNSSEIPVAVGKLLGLTYLNLSHCFFWGQIPLEISHLYKLSHLDLSFNHNENVHSIISKFRSPNLGSLLQNLTNLEVLDLSGVDLSSRVPDYLANFTSLTYIMLSDCELQGEFPSGAFQLPNLRILDVSSNGNLKGYIPDFHHKSPLKELKLGGSGFSGGLPSSIKMLDSLDLLDFQDCNFSGPIPSSLGKLTQLTFLVLSENSFSGHIPRSFQNLTRLTKLVLRYNPLFGPIPSLSNLTNLNLLDFSDNQLHGRVPQSLSNLMNLETLYLHSNKLNGALEFDMFFRMKSLAYLDLGRNNLSLLFSKGNKNVTSSKFKLLALESCNLSEFPYFIRHQNELERLSLAKNQICCEIPKWMWKTSIDTLVSFSIEDNLLTGFLPVALPWVNLLTFGVSFNRLQGTLPIPPPSIVFYNVSNNLLSGEVPIMFCNLSSPYNLDLSNNTLDGNIPECLGNLSSTLYVLNLRNNFFKGIIPKICNNKASNLRIIYLSYNKLQGQLPRTLSNCKMLEGIVVSNNQLSDVFPSWLGSLPVLKLLILQHNGFYGVIEKPKGYIGFPELRVLDISFNNFTGELPSHYVSSWNAMKAIDPHPFTYLGVIFNFTVPKTALYQDKIRFTITITTKGVNRYYGAIQDIFAFIDMSSNKFEGEISTLFGNLKSFRSLNLSNNMLTGCIPSSLGNLTELESLDLSQNNLSGEIPQQLKQLMFLASFNVSYNKLTGPIPQGNQFSAFESSSFEGNPGLCGDILFKKCGDLEPLSLPPSAFEKNDDLESMFKLDWKFVLIGFVSGLVVGVALGDMVIIRRHGWLVKMQCKRRRRRRYQRN